The window CGCCTTCACGGCCTTCATGGCGGCCACGATGGGCGTGGCGCAGAACGACATCAAGCGGGTGCTGGCTTATTCGACCATCTCCCAGCTGGGCTACATGCTGGCTGCGGTGGGGATCGGGGCCTACGTGGCCGCGGCCTTCCATCTGATCACCCACGCCTTCTTCAAGGCGCTGCTCTTCCTGGGCTCCGGCTCGGTCATCCATGCGATGGAGCACGGGCACCATCACGCCGGCCACGGCCATAGCCATGAGGAGCCCTTCGATCCCAACGATATGCTGCAGATGGGTGGGCTGGCCCGGCGGATGCCGATAACCTTCTGGACCTTCCTGGCCGGCGGGCTGGCCCTGGCGGGCTTCCCGCTGATCACGGCCGGTTTCTGGAGCAAGGATGAGATCCTGGGGGAGGCCTTCCACGGGGCTTTCGAGAAAGGGGAGCTCCTGCCGCTGCTGGTTTTCCTGTTGCTGGCAACGGCCGCCGTCCTCACCGGCTTTTACACGATGCGCCAGATCGCCCTGACCTTCCTCGGGGAGCCTCGGTCCCCAGCCGCCGCTCATGCGGCAGAGAGCCCGGCTTCCATGACCATGCCGTTGATCATCCTCGCTCTCTTCGCGGTCTTGGGAGGCTACGTGGGGGTGCCGGAGGGGTTCCCGGTTCTGGGCGCGCTGTTTGGGCAGAACTGGTTCCATGAATTCGTGGGCGGGACCCTCCTCGAGCATCCCGAGGCCCTGCCCTTCAACGCCGTCCCGGTCGTGCTTTCTTCCCTCATTGCGCTGACCGGGTTGGCCCTGGGCGGGCTGGTCTACGCCCGCCGTCCTTTGGCGGCAGGCGAGCCGGATCCTCTGGTTCGCCTGGGCCCCATCTACACCTTCCTTCGGAACCGCTGGTATATCGACGACCTCTACCATCGTGTCTTTGTCCAGCCGACCCTGTGGCTGGCCGAGCGGGCCGTGGCGTTCTTTATGGATCGGGTGGTGATCGATGGGTTCCTCCACGGCGTCGCCGATGCGGTCTGGTCGATGGGAGGCGCCCTGCGCCTCTTCGATCGGGTCGTGGTCAACGGCATCGGCGATGGGATCGGGGAGGCGGTGAAGGCCGCGGGCCGGGAGCTGCGGGCCCTGCAGACCGGCCTGGTTCAGAACTATCTGCTGGTGGTGGTGCTGGGGGTTCTGGGCTTCATCGTGCTTTACACGGTGGCGCCCATGTTGCGGGGGTTCTGAAGTCATGCCTGTGATCCTGAAGGCGGAAGGGGGAAGCCGGCGATGACGCTCTTCGGGCAGCCGATCCCGATCCTCACTTTGATCACGTTCATCCCGTTGCTGGGGGCGGGACTCATCGCTCTGACGCCGCGGGACAGCGTCCGGCTGCAGCGCGGCCTGGCGCTGGCCTTCAGCCTGATCCCGCTGGCCCTCTCCATCTGGCTGTGGTTGAACTTCGACCGGAGCCGCCCGGGCTTCCAGTTCGTGGAGCGGGCGGTCTGGTTCCCCCAGGTGAACGCCAGCTACTTCCTCGGGGTGGATGGCCTGAGCGTGATGCTGATCTTCCTGACGGCGCTGCTCACGCCCCTGGGGGTCCTGGTCTCCTTTAACATCACGCAGGATCCCCGGACGTATTTCGCCCTCTTCCTGGCCCTGGAGACAGGGATCCTGGGGGTGTTCGTCAGCCTGGACCTTGTGCTCTTCTTCCTGTTCTGGGAGCTGGGCCTGGTGCCCATGTATTTCCTGATCAACAACTGGGGGGCACCGGAGCGGCGGCATTACGCGGCCTTGAAGTTCATCCTCTACACGATGGCGGGGTCTCTGGGGCTTCTGCTGGGGATCCAGCTGATCTGGGCGGCCCTGGGGGGAACGCAGGGTGGGACCTTCGATTTGCTGGAGATCAGCCGGCGCTGGCCGACCCTTCAGGGCACCCTGGCGGGGGTTCCGATGGACGTGGTGAAGGCCATCGTCTTCTGGGCCTTCGTGATCGCTTTCGCCATTAAGGTGCCGGTCTGGCCCTTCCATACCTGGTTGCCGGACGCCCATACCGAGGCGCCCACTGCGGGCTCGATGATCCTGGCGGGGATCCTTCTGAAGCTGGGGGCCTATGGCTTCCTGCGCATCGTCTTCCCGCTGTTTCCGGCGGAATCCGCCCGGTTCGCCGTTGCCCTGGCCCTCCTGGCCACCGCGGCCATCGTCCTGGGCTCTTACGCGGCGCTGGGCCAGCGGGATTTCAAGCGGCTGGTGGCGTATTCTTCGGTGAACCACATGGGCTTTGTGGTGCTGGGGATCGCCGTGGCCGGCTACGCCCTGGGCAACCCGGCGGTGCGGGATCATGCGTTGATGGCGGTGAACGGGGCGGCGCTGCAGCTGTTTGCCCACGGCCTCTCCTCGGCGGCGATGTTCGCCCTGGTGGGGGTGGTTTACGATCGCACGCACACCCGGGATCTGGAGGCCTATGGGGGGCTGTGGACGCGGATGCCCCGCTACGGTGGGGTGCTGATCTACTGCGCGATGGCCTCGGTGGGGCTGCCGGGCCTGGCGGGCTTCGTGGCGGAGTATATGGTGGTGCAGGGGGCCTGGCCGGTGTTCACCGCCCTCACAGCCCTCTCCATGCTCGGGCTGCTCATCACGGGCGCGTTCATTATGAAGGCCATCCAGAAGGTGTTGCATGGGCCGCTGAATCCTCAGTGGGCCCGATTGCCGGACATGGGCTGGCGGGAGCTGATCGCCGTGGCGCCGCTGATGGCTTTCATGTTGCTCACCGGCCTGTGGCCGGCCTGGATCGTGCCCACCCTGGACGCGGCCTTGCGCGGGCTGTTCGGATGAAGGAGGCGCTTTATGGAGATCCGGATCCGTGACTTGGTAGAAGCAGGCCTATATAAGAGCGAAGAGAAGGTAATGGAGGAGGCGTTGCGCCTTTTGCTTCAGGATCGCCCACACTTGCGGGTGGCCTTGGCGGTGCATCGCTATCGAACGGATCCCGAGCTGACCCTGGCTCAAGCGGCTGCTATCGCCAGGGTCAGCGTTGAGAGCATGAAGGAAATCCTGGAGCGCTACGGCGTGCCCTTGCGCTTGGGAACTGCAGATCGCACGGAAGCCTTGGCCGAGATCCGAGCGTTGGAGGACTTCCTGAATGTCGGTGCGTGTTGTTGAACGATCTACCCTCATCTTTGGAGCGTGAAGGATGACGATCCCGGCGGTGACGCTTCCTATTCTCAGCTTCATTGTCTTCACGCCCCTGGTGGGGGCGCTCATCTTGTTGCTCATCCCGCGCCATCAGAAGGAGGCGGCGCGGGTCTTTGCGGCCACGGTCTCCGGCTTCACGTTGCTGCTGGCCCTGTGGGCCTTTCTCGCCTACGACCGCTCGGCCGGCGGCTATCAGTTCGTGGAGCGGATCTCCTGGCTGCCCCAGCTGGGCATCCACTACTATGTGGGGGTGGACGGCGTCAGCCTGCCCCTGGTGCTGCTCTCCGCCCTGGTCCTCTTCACCGGCGTGCTGGTCTCGTGGAACATCGAGGACCGCCCCCACGAGCTGTTCGCTTTTATGTTGCTTCTGGCCAGCGGCATCATGGGGGTCTTCGTGGCCCGCAACCTGGTGTTGCTGTTCTTCTTCTACGAAATCGCGATCTTCCCCAAATACTTCCTGATCGCCATCTGGGGCTCCACCCGCAAGGAATACGCGGCGATGAAGCTGGTGCTTTACACGCTGGTGGGGTCCATTATCGCCCTGGTGGGCGCCCTGGCCCTGTATTTTGTGTCCCCGGTGCGCACGTTCGATATGGATGTGTTGCGCGAGCTGGCGGCTCGAGGGGCCTTCGCCCGGCCGGTGGAGGTGTTCGGCCAGACGGTGCGCTTTGATCACCTGTGGTTTCTTCCCGTCTTCTTGGGGTTCGCGGTCACCGCCGGTTTGTGGCCGTTCCATAACTGGGTGCCGGATGGACACTCGGCGGCTCCCACGGCGGGCTCGATGTTCCTGGCCGGAGTGGTGATGAAGGTGGGGGCCTACAGCGCCCTGCGGGTGGGGATCGAGCTGATGCCCGGCGGGGCGGTCTACTGGCTGCCGGTCGTGGTCTTCCTGGCGGTGGTCGCGGCCCTCTATTCGGCGGCCATCTCCCTGGTGCAAGAGGATCTCAAGTATGTGATCGCTTTCTCCAGCATTGGGCATATGGCTTTCGTAACCATCGGGTTTGCGGCGATGAACGTCACCGGGCTGACAGGGGCTGTGCTGCAGATGTTCTCCCACGGGGTGATGGCCGCCATCCTCTTCGCCGTGGTGGGGATGGTTTACGACCGGGCGCACACGCGTTATCTGGCCCACCTGGGCGGGTTCGCCCGGGCGATGCCGATGGCCACCCTGGGCTTCGTCCTGGGCGGCCTGGTGGCGATGGGGATGCCGGGCTTTTCCGGGTTCATCGCGGAGTTTCAGGTCTTCGCAGGGATCTGGGCGGCCCGGGACACCGCCTGGTGGTATCCTTGGGTGGCGATCCTCGCCGCGCCCAGCATCGCCCTCTCCGCCGCCTACATCCTGCGGGCGCTCCAGGCCACGTTCTTTGGGGAGCTGAACCGGGAGCGCTACCCCCATGTGGGGGACGTGACCGTCCTGGATAAGGTGGCCATCGTCACGCTGGCGGTCTGGTTCGTCCTGATCGGAGTGTTCCCGCGGGTGATGACCGACCTGATCCAGACGGGAGTGGAGCCGATCGCGGCGCTGCTGCACGGGGCGATGCTGGCCTCCCTCCGTTGAGATCCGCTGATCCAGAGGAGGCATGGATGAGCGAGCTGTCCTGGTGGGCGCATCTCTGGTCGGTCCTGCCGGAGATCGTGCTGGTGGTCGCGGCGGTCGTGACGATGGCCGCGGACGCCTGGCTGCCGGAGGGACGCAAGCGGGAGCTGGGCTACTGGGCCATCGGGGGGCTGGCCGTGGCCCTGGGGGTGACAGCGGTCCAGGCGGCACAGCTGGCCGGAGGGATGGCGGCCCCCTATGAAGCGTTCGGTGGATCCGTGCGAGCGGATCTTGCGGCGATGCTGTTCCGCCTGATCTTCCTGCTCGCAGGGATCCTCACGGTGGCGATCTCGATGGATTTCCGCCCCCTGCGCCAGAGCGGCGAGTATTACACCCTCCTGCTCCTCTCGATCCTGGGGATGGGCCTGATGGGGGCGGCGGTCAACCTGGTGACGTTGTATCTGGCCCTGGAGACGGTGGGGATCGCCCTGTATCTGCTGGCGGGATATCTGCGGGACACCCCGCGTTCCGCGGAGGCGGGGCTGAAGTATTTCCTGTTCGGGGTCTTCAGCTCCACGATCATGCTGTATGGCCTGGCCCTTCTGTATGGCTTCACCGGGGAGATCGCCTACGCCCGCATCGCCCAGGCCCTGGGAGCGCTGCCTTCTCCGGCGGTGATGGCGGCCCTCCTGCTGGTGCTGGTAGGGTTCGGCTTCAAGGTCTCCGCCGTGCCCTTCCATTTCTGGACCCCGGATGTCTATGAGGGGGCGCCGACGCCGATCACCGCCTTCATCTCGGTGGCTTCCAAGGCGGCCGGGTTCGCCGTGCTCATCCGGGCGATGATCGAGGCCTTCCCCACGGTGCAGGGGAATTGGGTCGCCCTGATCTCGGCCCTGGCCTTCGTCACCATGACCGTGGGGAACCTCCTGGCGATCCCCCAGCGCAACCTCAAGCGGCTGCTGGCCTACTCGAGCATCGCTCAGGCCGGTTACATCCTGATCGGGGTGGCAGCGGCCAGCCCCCTGGGGATCGCCGCCTCGATCTTCTACCTGGGGATCTACACCTTGACCAACATCGCTGCCTTCGCCGTTGCGGTGATCATGACCAACGTAACGGGAAGCGAGGAGATCCGGGACCTGGCGGGGCTGTCCCGACGTTCCCCCGGCCTGGCCCTGGCGATGCTGGCTGCCCTCCTCTCCCTGGGGGGAATCCCTCCGCTGGTCGGCTTCTTCGCCAAGCTGTTCGTGTTCGCCGCGGCCATCGAGAGCGGATTGCTCTGGCTGGCCATCGCCGGGGTGCTGAACGCCATGGTGGCGTTTTATTACTACATCATGGTGGCTCGGGCGATGTATGTGGACCGATCGCCCGAGGAAGGGAAGCCCGTGTGGATCTCCCGCCCGGCCCGTTTCACCTTGTGGTTCACCGTGGCGGGAGTGTTGTTGCTCACAGTGCTGGTCTATCCGCTTTACCAGCTGGCGCAGATGGCCGCCCAGGCCTTCTGAGCCGGATCAAAACCGGCTGACGGGTGTGAATTTTCGGGGAGGGATCTTGTCGACAGACGGGCAGGCCGGTATCATTATGGTCGTGTGGCTCAGCAGGCGCGAAGCCGGAGCTGAGAAACCTTCAGGCAAGCGGTTTCGATGAAATCCCCTGGACGATGGTGGATCCGGGCCTGGAACTTAGCGCTGGCGGGGGCGCTCTCCCAGATCGGGTTCATCCCGGTGGTGTTTGTGGTGGGGGCGATGCTGTGCGGGCTGTGGCTGGATCTGCGGCTGGGGACCCGGCCGGTGCTGACGGCGGCTTGCATGATCGCCGGCGCGACTCTGGGCCTGGTGGTGATGGTCCGCACGGCGATGACCGCAGCCTCCCGATTCCGGATGGAGGGAACGCAACCCGGGAGGCGAGGCCCCGGCCCCGCCAGGCTCCGGCAGGAAGACGAGCCGGATGATCCTGGAGAGGCGGCTGGATAAAGCCCGGTGATGCTCCGGGCGGATGAATCGATCAACCAATCCGGGAGGGTGAGACGCCGCAATGGGGAAGTTGATCCGACGGATGGGTCCTTATGCGTTGTTGGGGCTGATCGCCCTGCTCTCGTGCGGGGTGGGAGGACAGGCTTCGTTCTGGTTGCTGGGGAGCCTGCGGGCGCTCATCGGCGGGCTGGGCGTGATCTCCTTCCCCTCGGCGGGCGGGCTGATCGGGTTTCTGGTGGTCGATGCTCTTGTGATCGCCCTGGTGCTGTGGGGGCTGCGGGATACGCGGGTGATCCGTTATTTCCAGAGGCTGGTGGTGGTCCCCCTGATCCTGGGCTTCGTGCTGGGGACCTCGTTGTTTTTCGGCACCCTGGGGCAGGGGCTCTCCGTGGCGGGCAAGCCGATCAAGACCGTGCTGCCGGTGATCCTGGTGAAGCCGGAGCCGCTGACCGGCCCTCTGTTCTTCGGCGCCCCGCTCACCAACACCATGGTGGCCATGGTTCTGGTGGACCTGGTGGTCCTGGGGCTGGGCTTCCTGGCAGCCCGACGGGCAGGCCCGCTCCCGCCTCCGGTGCGCGGCCTGGGGATCCTGGTCAACCTCTTCGAGTTCCTCGTGGAGGCGCTGTATGAGAACCTAGCCAAGGTGGTCCTGGGCCCCCGAGCTCGCCATGTCTTCCCGCTGGTGGCTTCGATCTTCCTGATGGTGCTCACGGCGAACTGGCTGGGCTTGATCCCCGGCTTCGATTCCATCGGGAAGGTGGAGCCTGCCCACGGCCCTGAGCCGGGCTATGCGGTCCTTCATTGGGGTCCGATCACTTTGCTGACAGCAGAGCCGGCGGCGGCTCCTGCGGAGGCCTCCGGTTCGAAGGCGGGCGCGCATGGAGAGGGTGAAGGGCACGCGGAGGGAAGCGCAAAAGCCGGGGAAGCCCATGGGACCGGCTTCGTCTTGGTTCCCTATCTCCGCGCCCTGAGCACCGATCTGAACTTCACCATCGGGCTTGCCCTTGTGGCGGTCTTCATGGTGCAGGTGTGGGGAGTGCGAGCCCTGGGACCGGGCTATTTCTGGAAGTTCTTCAACGTGAAGGCGCTCCGCCGCGGCTTCATGGGGATCATTGAGTTCTTCGTGAGCCTCCTGGAGCTGATCAGCGAGGTGGCCAAGATCGTCTCCTTCTCCTTCCGATTGTTTGGGAACATCTTCGCCGGCCACGTGTTGCTGGGGATCATGATCTTCCTGCTCCCCCTTCTGATCCCGGCGGTCTTCTACGGCCTGGAGATCTTCGTGGGGCTGATCCAGGCCTTCATCTTTATGATGCTCACCCTGGTTTTCATCGCCCTGGCGACAGCCGGGCATGGGGAGGAGCATTCGGAGAGTCATCACTGAACGAAGCGAAGGATCCGGAGCCGGCCTGTTCGGTGCCGGCGCGTGCCGGATTGTCGCAAACCAAAAAATCTCTCATAAGGAGGATCTAAGATGTTGGGGTTGATTCTGGCGCAGGAGATCCTTTCGCCACAGGCGTTGAGCGTGCTGGGAGCCGGTCTGGCGATCGGCCTGGGGGCGTTGGGCCCCGGGATCGGCATCGGGCTTCTGGCCAGCGGGGCTTTGCAGGCGATCGGGCGTAACCCCGAAGCGACCCCGCAGATCCAGCTCAACATGATTTTGGCCATTGCGTTCGCTGAGGCCATTGCAATCTACGCGCTGGTCGTGGCGCTGCTCCTGAAGTTCGTCGCGTAGTCGAACACCTGAACCTCGAGGTCCGGGAGGCTGGCGTTGGAGGCCCTTGGGATCAACCCGATCTATCTGATCGCCCAGATCCTCAACTTCCTGGTGATCTGGTTTCTGCTGTCCCGTTTTGTCTTCCCCCGGGTGCTCAAGGCCCTGGAGGAGCGACGGGCGCTGATCGAGAAGGGACTGGAGGATGCGAAGGCGGCGGAGCAGCTGCGGGCGAGCATGCAGGCCGAGCGCCAGCGCATCCTGGAGGAGGCCCTGGCCGAGCGCCAGCGGATCGTCGCCGAGGCCGTGCGCCAGGCGGAGCAGCAGCGCGCCCAGATCCTCTCCGAAGCGCGGGCGGAAGCTCAGCGCATCCTTGAGGTGGCCCGGGAGGAGGCCGAACGGGAGCGGGAGCGCGTTCTGGGGGAGCTGCGTAACCAGATCGCCGCCCTGGCCCTGGCGGCGGCCCATCGCGTGGTGGGGGACGCTTTGGATGAATCCCGACACCGACGCCTGATCCAGGAGTTCTTTACCGCGATCCCCCCTAAAGCCTTAGACGAGCTCCGGGGTCTGAAGGGGGAGCGCGTGGAGGTGATCAGCGCTCTCCCCCTCCAGGAGGAAGAGAAGGCGCGTATCCGTCAGGAGCTCGCCGCCCGCCTGGATTCCCTCGGAGAGATCGTCTTCCGCGTGGATCCCACCATCCTGGGGGGCTTGATCCTTCGGGTGGGCGATCGGGTGGTGGACGGCAGCGTGCGAGCCCGAATGGAAGGGCTGCGGGCGGCGCTCATCGGCTGAGGACCCGCTTCGCGCGATCCGGATGGAGCCGGGACCACGCGTGGCCCCGGCTCCGTTGTCTTTTCGCTCTGCCCATCTCTTTGAACTCGGATGTAGAATAAACGGGGAGTTTTCCGTCTAAAGGGAGGACCCATGGCCGTGGAGCACCTCAAGGAGGCGGTGCGACAGGCTTTGCCGCAGTGGCTTCGGGAGGACCCGGCGATCCGCCAGGTCCTCCGGGAGGCCCTCATCGAGGCGCTGCGACCGTGGGAGGAGGTGTTGTCGGAGCTCCGGGACTTCCGCCGGGAGATGGAAAAACAACGGGAGTCCGATCGACAGATGCTGACCGGGCTGACACAAGCGGTCCAGCAGTTGATCGAGACCAGCCAGGCGAACTCAGACGCAATCCGGGTGATGACGGCTCGCTTAGAGGAGCATTCTCGGCGTTTGGGGGAGCATTCGGAGGTTATTCGGAGTCTGATGGAGCGGGTGGAGGAGCATTCCCGGCGTTTGGGGGAGCATTCGGAGGTCATCCGACAGCTAATGGAAAAGGTGGAGCGTCATGCCCAGGTGATCGAACGGCTTCTGGCGGCTGTGGATCAGCATTCCCAGGAGATCCGCCGCCTGGGAGCGACCATTGGGGCTATCGGGGCTCGTTGGGGTCTACACAGCGAGGCCGCCTTCCGGGATGGGATGGCCGCGCTGTTGCAGGAGGCGGGCTGGCAGGTGGACCGCTTCCTCGCGATGGACCCGGAGGGCTACGTCTTCGGGCGCCCCGACCAGGTGGAGATCGATGCGGTGATCCGGAATGGGAAGGCCATCCTGATTGAGATCCGCTCCTCAGTTAGCCGGGGCGATGGGGCAGCCTTCCAGCGGAAAGCCGAGTTCTACACCCGCCGCACCGGCCTGCCGGTCGCCCGGCGCATCCTCATTTCCCCCATGGTGGATCCGCGGGCCCGCGATCTGGCCCGGCAGATGGGGATGGAGATCTACACTTATCCGGAAGACGTCCCCCCGGAGCCTCCCGCTGGGGGTTGAGTGCGGGCGAGGCCCGATCCGGCGCGTGCTATGCTCTCCGCGCTCCTCTGGTGGTTCCTGCTCACCCTGATCGCCCTCGCGGCCTGGCCGCTCACGTTCCTTGTCTTCCGTCCCTTGCCGGACCGCGGGCTGGCTTTCGCGCGGCCTCTGGGGTTGCTGCTGATGGGCTTCCTCTGGTGGTGGGGTGGCAACCTGGGGCTGCTGCCATCCTCCGCCGGGGGTGCCCTGACCGCCGGGGGGCTCACCCTCGCCCTGGGCCTCTGGCTGGCCGGGCGGGCCGGGGAATCCCCGTGGGGATGGCTTCGCGCGCGCCTGGGTCAGGTTCTCTTCTATGAACTCCTTTTCGCCCTCGCCTTCGCCGGCTGGACCCTCTTCCGGACTTACAATCCGGAGATCACCTACACCGAGAAGCCGATGGAGCTGGCCTTCCTCAGCGCCGTGGTGCGGGCAGCGCGTTTCCCTCCTCATGATCCCTGGCTCTCAGGCTTCGCCATCAGCTATTACTACTTCGGCTACATCCTCCTGGGGCTTCTCACCGAGCTCTCTGGCCTGCCGGCCCGCATCACGTTCAACCTCGGGGTCTCCTCCTGGTTCGCCCTGACGCTGCTGGCGGCCGCCGGCGTGGGGTGGAACTTGTGGGCGCTCGATCGGCCGGGCCGACCGCGGATGGCGGGGGCGGTTGCCCTCCTCGCGGCCTTCTGGGTGGGCCTGGCGGGGAACGGAGAGGCGATCCTGGATCTGGCCCATTCGTGCGGCTGGATCCGGGACCCCGGGTTCTGGGCCTGGCTGGACATCCCGGAGCTGAACGCGTCGCCTCCTGCTCGTCCATGGCCGGCATGCTGGCCCCCGCTGGAGCGGCCCTGGGTCTGGTGGCGGGCCTCCCGGGTGGTGCGGGATTACACGCCGGAGGGCGAGCACCAGGAGGTCATCGACGAATTCCCTCAGTTCAGCTTCCTGCTCGGGGATCTCCATCCCCATGTGCTGGCGTTGCCCTTCAACCTCATGGCCATCGCCCTTGCCCTGGCCCTTTTCCGGGCTGGGGAAAGGTTCCCCGGCTTCCAGTCGGACCGGTCGGTCAAGCCCTTGCTTCGCTTTCTGGAGGCCCATGGGCCGCCTTTCTGGATCCTGCCGGTGGCGTTCGGCGGGCTGGCCTTCCTGAACACCTGGGATTTCCCGATCTACACCGGGCTGGGGCTTGCGGCCTGGGGGCTCGGGGCATGGCGCGCCGGGCGCTCCCCCTCTGCTTGGCTTCGGGAGATCGCGGGCCTGGGGATCGGGATCCTCGTGCTGGGATGGGCTTTATATTTCCCCTTCTACCTCGGCTTTCGATCCCAGGCGGGCGGTTTGCTTCCCAATTTCCATAACGGCACGCGGCTGCCTCAGTTTATGGTCATGTTCGGCTTCCAGGTCGTTGGGATCGCGGCCGGGCTGCTCGCGCAGGCATGGCGCGCAGCCCGGGAAGGGCAGGGAAGCCTTCGGCGCTGGGCCGCCGGCGTGCTGAGCGGCGCGCTGGGCCTCGGGGGGATCCCGGTGGCGCTGTGGGTCAGCCTGTATTTCGGGTTGCGCGAGATCGCGGCCCGTCAGAACCTTCCGCTTCCTGTGGACCTGAGCGCTCTGGAGCCGTGGGTCTGGGGGCGCCTGTGGGATGGAACGGTGATGGTGGGCGGCCGGGCGTTGCCGGGAAGCGGGCCATGGGTCCCGATGCTCTTAGCCGGGATGGCGATCGGGGCGGCGCAACTCTGGCGGCGGGCGAACCGGGAGGGCGAGGATTTCATCCCCCTGCTGATCGTCTTCGGGGCCGCCCTGGCCTGGGCGGTGGAGTTCGTTTACATCCGGGATTTCTTCGGAACCCGGATGAACACGGTGTTCAAGCTCTACTATCAGGTGTGGGTTCTGTGGGGCCTGGCCCTGGCCTGGGCGATGGGAGCGCTCTGGGAGCGAGGGGGTCGCGCACGCCCGGCCCTCGCGATCGGGTTCACCGGCATGATCGCCCTGGCCGCCCTCTATCCGATCCTGATGATCCCGGTCAAAGCGGAGTTCTTCTCCCGACCGCCGACGCTGGACGGCTATGCTCACCTCGCGCAGTCGGCCTCGGATGACTTGGCGGCGATCGAGTGGCTGAACGCCCACGTGCCGGGCACGCCGGTGATCCTGGAGGCGCCGGGCTGGGAAGGGATCTCGTTCCAACCGGAGATCGGGCGCTTCGCCGCGCACACCGGGTTGCCCACCGTGCTGGGCTGGGGCGGCCACGAGCATCAGTGGCGAGGATCCTACGCCGAGATCGCCCGCCGCGAGCCCGATCTCCGGATCCTCTGGCAATCCCCGGACCTCGAAGAGACCCGAGCGCTCCTGGAGAAATATCGCGTCGTCTACGTGATCGTCGGTCAGACGGAGCGCAGGCTGTTTTCGCCTTCTGTCTTGCGGAAGTTCGAGTTGCTGATGGACCCGGTTTTCCGCCATGGGGAGACGGTGATCTACCGGAGGCGGGAATGAAGGACCCGTCGCGCCGTAGCGAGGACCGGTGGATCCTCCTCGGGCTTTTCGGGCTGGCCCTGGCC is drawn from Thermoflexus hugenholtzii and contains these coding sequences:
- the atpE gene encoding ATP synthase F0 subunit C, with product MLGLILAQEILSPQALSVLGAGLAIGLGALGPGIGIGLLASGALQAIGRNPEATPQIQLNMILAIAFAEAIAIYALVVALLLKFVA
- the atpF gene encoding F0F1 ATP synthase subunit B; amino-acid sequence: MEALGINPIYLIAQILNFLVIWFLLSRFVFPRVLKALEERRALIEKGLEDAKAAEQLRASMQAERQRILEEALAERQRIVAEAVRQAEQQRAQILSEARAEAQRILEVAREEAERERERVLGELRNQIAALALAAAHRVVGDALDESRHRRLIQEFFTAIPPKALDELRGLKGERVEVISALPLQEEEKARIRQELAARLDSLGEIVFRVDPTILGGLILRVGDRVVDGSVRARMEGLRAALIG
- a CDS encoding PD-(D/E)XK nuclease family protein; translation: MAVEHLKEAVRQALPQWLREDPAIRQVLREALIEALRPWEEVLSELRDFRREMEKQRESDRQMLTGLTQAVQQLIETSQANSDAIRVMTARLEEHSRRLGEHSEVIRSLMERVEEHSRRLGEHSEVIRQLMEKVERHAQVIERLLAAVDQHSQEIRRLGATIGAIGARWGLHSEAAFRDGMAALLQEAGWQVDRFLAMDPEGYVFGRPDQVEIDAVIRNGKAILIEIRSSVSRGDGAAFQRKAEFYTRRTGLPVARRILISPMVDPRARDLARQMGMEIYTYPEDVPPEPPAGG
- a CDS encoding DUF2298 domain-containing protein codes for the protein MLSALLWWFLLTLIALAAWPLTFLVFRPLPDRGLAFARPLGLLLMGFLWWWGGNLGLLPSSAGGALTAGGLTLALGLWLAGRAGESPWGWLRARLGQVLFYELLFALAFAGWTLFRTYNPEITYTEKPMELAFLSAVVRAARFPPHDPWLSGFAISYYYFGYILLGLLTELSGLPARITFNLGVSSWFALTLLAAAGVGWNLWALDRPGRPRMAGAVALLAAFWVGLAGNGEAILDLAHSCGWIRDPGFWAWLDIPELNASPPARPWPACWPPLERPWVWWRASRVVRDYTPEGEHQEVIDEFPQFSFLLGDLHPHVLALPFNLMAIALALALFRAGERFPGFQSDRSVKPLLRFLEAHGPPFWILPVAFGGLAFLNTWDFPIYTGLGLAAWGLGAWRAGRSPSAWLREIAGLGIGILVLGWALYFPFYLGFRSQAGGLLPNFHNGTRLPQFMVMFGFQVVGIAAGLLAQAWRAAREGQGSLRRWAAGVLSGALGLGGIPVALWVSLYFGLREIAARQNLPLPVDLSALEPWVWGRLWDGTVMVGGRALPGSGPWVPMLLAGMAIGAAQLWRRANREGEDFIPLLIVFGAALAWAVEFVYIRDFFGTRMNTVFKLYYQVWVLWGLALAWAMGALWERGGRARPALAIGFTGMIALAALYPILMIPVKAEFFSRPPTLDGYAHLAQSASDDLAAIEWLNAHVPGTPVILEAPGWEGISFQPEIGRFAAHTGLPTVLGWGGHEHQWRGSYAEIARREPDLRILWQSPDLEETRALLEKYRVVYVIVGQTERRLFSPSVLRKFELLMDPVFRHGETVIYRRRE